The proteins below are encoded in one region of Lagenorhynchus albirostris chromosome 7, mLagAlb1.1, whole genome shotgun sequence:
- the LOC132522906 gene encoding RNA-binding protein 7-like — protein MGVVAAEADGTLFVGNLETKVTEELLFQLFYQAGPVIKVKIPKDKDGKPKQFAFVNFKHEVSVPYAINLLNGIKLFGRPIKLQFRSGSSLASQEVSLSYPQHHVGSSSPTSTSPSRYERTVDNMTPSAPIIQRSFSSSENFQRQAVMNSILRQMSYGGKFGSPHLDQSGFSPSVQSHNHTFNQSSTSQWRQDTPLSWRKVRENSHPYIVDRHYCHEQLYTDHGSNHHYRGNRDGFFYEERNHDGWSHDYDNRRDSGRDGKWRSSSH, from the coding sequence ATGGGGGTGGTGGCAGCCGAAGCGGATGGTACTCTCTTTGTGGGCAACCTTGAAACGAAAGTGACAGAGGAGCTGCTTTTCCAGCTTTTCTACCAGGCTGGGCCagtaataaaagtgaaaattccaAAAGATAAGGATGGTAAACCAAAGCAGTTTGCATTTGTGAATTTCAAACATGAAGTATCTGTTCCTTATGCCATAAATCTGCTTAACGGAATCAAACTTTTTGGAAGGCCCATCAAACTTCAGTTTAGATCAGGAAGTAGCCTTGCCTCACAGGAGGTCAGTTTGTCATATCCCCAGCATCATGTTGGAAGTTCAAGCCCTACTTCCACATCTCCTAGCAGGTATGAAAGGACAGTGGATAACATGACTCCATCAGCACCGATAATTCaaaggtctttttcttcttcagaaaattTTCAGAGACAAGCAGTGATGAACAGTATTTTGAGACAGATGTCATATGGAGGGAAATTTGGTTCTCCACATCTGGATCAATCAGGATTTTCCCCATCAGTTCAGTCACATAATCATACTTTTAACCAGTCTTCAACCTCCCAGTGGCGCCAAGATACACCATTATCATGGCGAAAAGTCAGAGAGAATTCTCATCCCTACATAGTGGATAGACATTATTGCCATGAACAGCTTTACACTGATCACGGGTCCAACCATCATTACAGAGGAAACAGAGATGGTTTCTTCTATGAAGAGAGAAATCACGATGGCTGGAGCCATGACTATGATAACAGAAGAGACAGTGGTAGAGATGGAAAATGGCGATCATCTTCACACTAA